The sequence below is a genomic window from Fuerstiella sp..
GTAGCCGTTCGCTGCCGGATGACAGCGGTCTTTTGTTTGCGCTGTTGAGCAATGTTCTTTGTCCATTTGTCGGCAACGTCTTCCATCCGGAGCAGCCGTTGCTGTGAACGCTGTTTCCACTGCCCCCTGAGACTTCGGGCATTACTGAAGTTTTGCAGCATGCGTCCGAAACCGGCGCGAAGTTGATTCTGAACGATTGTCAGGCAGGTCACAGAAACGAAGGATGCAGCTGCGCAACCGCACAGTCCCGCAATCAGCATCCATTGCCAGTCCGGAGACGCCAAATCAGGGTTGAGCAGGCTGCCGGGTTGTACCTTGATCAGCAGAACCGGAACAAAGACAAGCAGAGCCGGCACCAGTGACAGGAACCATAGATGTTTGCCGCAAATCCACCGTGGCAGTGGTTTCGATTCCAGTCGACCGGCCTCCGCCAGCAGTTCGTCTCCGGACTTACGAATGACATCCGACAGGCTGGCATCATCTGTGCTGAAGGATTCCGGCGAAGGTGTCTCAATCTGTACTGATGTACGGCACTCGGCTAAAAACTGATGTGTCCGATTGATTTGTTTTTCCAGCACATCGAAACGTTGCTCCATGGCACGTTTCCGGCTGTGGAAAGTGTCTTTATCGCGTTCCAGTCGGTCGATCGGACTATCAGTGACATCGTCCAGTACTGACTGCAGAACCCACAACTCATTCTGTTCCTGTTCGGCAAGGCGCAGCAACTGTTCTGTGATTTCGCTGATTTGAATTTCGGAAGTTTGTGTCTGCTGTGCACGAAAGGATTCGGCCTGACTATGCCGGTCAAGCTGCAGTGTTTTGCGCTGTTGTTCAGCCCATATCTGCAGATTACGAGTTTCCTGGCGCAGCTGGGCTGTCTCCTGCTGCCGGATTTCGTGCAGACGTTGTTTTCTGATTCCCTCAAATCCTGAGAGTTGTGTCTGGAGTTCTGCCAGATCTGTCCGTGCCGTTTCACAGACAGAGACAGCCCGAGTCAGAATCTCAAGCTGCCGCTGCATCATGTTCTCATTTAGTTTCATGGCACATCCCGCCGCCGGATCCTGCGGAAAATGATGCAGTTTTGTTTGTCATCTGAAGACATATCCCGGTCGAACGTCCGAACAAATGTCAGGATCTGTCCATCACCAGTCGCTGCAAATGTTTTGCAGCAACAGTGGAGTCGTGGTCACCCTGCATCGATCAATCTCTGTTTTTCTTAGGCATCAATGATAATCCACGAGCCGTGTCCGCAGCCTGTCATTCACAAAGATGTGTCGGACTCGCGCCTATGGGAACAGTCTCGTTCTGCCCGACCTGTTACTTCCGACATTTTATGGACGGCATCCAGCATCAGAGAAACCTGATTGTGAATTGGAATCAGATAATCTTCTTCCACGGTTTGACTGACTGGATCTGACCAGTGTTCTTTGGTCTGCTGCCAGGTATGTTCCAGTCGGGTGAGAGCATCTGCCAGTCGGGCCGCCGGGGATATAAAGTCTGCTTTTCTCATCACGCATCCTTCGATAAATCATCAGTTGCTGGTGACGGGTCTTTGTCGGCGAACCGTGAGTGAGCGTCCGTTGTTTCCGGTTCAACTGACGAATCACCGTTGCCGGCAGGCGGTTTGGAATATTTTGACGGATCTCCGAAGTCGAGTTTCGAAGGAGACCAGTCGGGCAGTCTGACGTCACGGTAGTCGTCCAGATGTTCGACCGCGTTTTGCAGTAGTATGATGAGTCGCGGGACATCACGTTCCAATGTTTGAATCAACCGGACCGAACGACCGTGATATTCGTCGGCTTCCTGGCGAGCGCTGATTGTCCAGCGTTTGACCACTCCCAGTTGCTGTTGCGCGAACAGTAACTGCTGTTTGCACTTCTGCAGATGCTTCTGTTCCTGAAAGCAGGTCGGACGAAAATCTCCTGTACGCCGCATACGGCACTGATGCAGCATCACCCGGGCTTCGGCGTGTCTGCGATCACACAATTCAGACTCTCGTTTCCAGAATCCGGGTCGATTATGTTCCAGCCAGTCAATGACGCCGCGTATTTCCGATTCCAGTCGTGTCACGCAGAGTTGCGCTTCTTCTCGAAACTGCACCACAGCCGCGGCAAACCGGCGGACTGCATCAATTGATTTGACATTAGCAGATTGAGGCATGGGCTTCGGGCGAGAGCAAATGAGTTGAGTGCAGGCGAATAATCATCACCATGGGGTGCTATTGCTGCTGCAGATATTCTTCAATGAGCTGAGCCTTGCGGACCAGAAAAGGAATGTAGGCTTCATTCATTTCTACGAAACGTCCTACGGCTTTCATGCTCTGTCGGAAATCTTCGGTGAATTTGAGGTGTTCCTGATCTCGCCACGTCTGAGACAACGTATTCAATTGACCACCGATTGCGGCAGACCGGTTATTGAGCTCTTCGTTAAAATGTCTCAAAGCCTGAGCAAACCGGCGCAATTCTGCGGGATCAACAATCGCCTGAGTCATCAGGGTATCCTTGGTTGAATTAGACAGGTATGTCGGGACTACCGGATACAAACGGAATTCAGGCCCGTTCGTACGCGAAAAACCCACAATTTACCATCTCCTGCCCCTTTTGAAGTCGTGAAACCTTCAACCGGGATCCGATCACAGCCGTGTAACCGTTACCATGCTTTCGCGAACTTCCGCCAGCGAACAGCGTATCCGTCGATCACTGTGAGATATCGCCGCCGGTGCAGATGTGGATTCCATGCCGACGGATAGCCGGTAAACTTGCAGCCACAGATGATCGTGTTTTACGTGTTTTGGTCCGTTTCAGGTTGTGATGTGGTTATGAGTTCTTCTGAGAGACATACGGTGGTGATCGGTGGTGGGGTGATCGGTGGGTTCTGTGCGTGGTACCTGCGAAAGACGGGACGGCGCGTGACAATCGTCGATCGCAATGAATTTGGTGCCGGTTGTTCTCACGGCAATTGTGGTTATGTCTCCCCAAGTCACATTTTGCCACTGACGGCACCAGGGCAGATTCGACGTGGTCTGAAAGGGATGATCAGCCGGAATGCTGCGTTAAGAATACGGCCTCGATTGTCGCCATCCATGTGGGCGTGGATGTTTAAGTTTGCGAGTCGGTGTAATCGTCGTGACATGGTCAGTGCCGGACGAGGACGTCATGCGATCCTGGAATCCTCGCGGCGTCTGTATCAGGGAATCATCGAAGATGAGAAATTGAATGTTGAATGGAAGACCGACGGACTGCTGTTTGTTTTTCGGGATCATTTGGGATTCGAGAATTACGGTGAAACAAACCGGTTGTTGACGAAAGAATTTGGGGTTCCCGCAGAACCGGTTGAAGGCGCCGATCTTACAAGGCTCGAACCCGCACTGAAGCCGGGAATAGCAGGCGCGTGGCACTATCCCAATGACGCCCACTTGCGACCGGACAGAATGATGTCAGAACTGAAACGCATCCTTCTGAATGCGGGTGTGGAGATCATCGGCCAGACGGAAATGAAAGAATTTGTCGGGTCCGGTCAAAACATTACTCACGTTCAAACACAGTCAGGTGCGA
It includes:
- a CDS encoding WXG100 family type VII secretion target; amino-acid sequence: MTQAIVDPAELRRFAQALRHFNEELNNRSAAIGGQLNTLSQTWRDQEHLKFTEDFRQSMKAVGRFVEMNEAYIPFLVRKAQLIEEYLQQQ
- a CDS encoding FAD-dependent oxidoreductase — its product is MSSSERHTVVIGGGVIGGFCAWYLRKTGRRVTIVDRNEFGAGCSHGNCGYVSPSHILPLTAPGQIRRGLKGMISRNAALRIRPRLSPSMWAWMFKFASRCNRRDMVSAGRGRHAILESSRRLYQGIIEDEKLNVEWKTDGLLFVFRDHLGFENYGETNRLLTKEFGVPAEPVEGADLTRLEPALKPGIAGAWHYPNDAHLRPDRMMSELKRILLNAGVEIIGQTEMKEFVGSGQNITHVQTQSGAIAANEFVVATGPLTPMLNRVLGCRIPIQPGKGYSITMARPQVCPRYPLLLQEAHVGITPFDTGYRIGSTMEFAGYNSELSPGRLQYLRDGAAQYLVEPLAEPVNEEWFGWRPMTWDGLPYIDRTPRFNNVWVAAGHNMLGLSMGAATGKLMTELITGQPPHISPEPYRIGRR